The following coding sequences are from one Camarhynchus parvulus chromosome 1, STF_HiC, whole genome shotgun sequence window:
- the LAMP1 gene encoding lysosome-associated membrane glycoprotein 1 isoform X2 gives MARGLLAAAALLGFLQACSSFEVKDSSGKVCIIADLTVAFSVEYKTSVQKEFVHFFLPQNASVDSQSSCGKDNASHPVLVLDFGAGHSLSLNFSESADKYQVEELVFHYNLSDATLFPNSTTGGVKTVSHKSIMQAHVGTKYRCINSKHINMKNANVTFSNVTLEAYLTNGTFSVNKTECAEDMVSTTTMAPTTPKQTTGQVPTAGPTPTSSPQNPTVGKYNVTGPNGTCVLAYMGLQLNITYPKKDEKMGLDLLNFVPHNTTSSGRCDNTSASLNLTFEKTRVIFQFALNASAEKFFLQGVSVSTTLPSEAKNPKFEASNNSMSDLRASVGNSYKCSSEETLQVSDQALLNVFNVQVQIFKIDGDKFGPVEECQLDENNMLIPIIVGAALAGLVLIVLIAYLIGRKRSHAGYQTI, from the exons gCTTTTTACAGGCTTGCTCTTCATTTGAAGTGAAAGATTCAAGTGGTAAGGTCTGCATAATTGCTGATTTGACCGTAGCCTTCTCAGTGGAATACAAAACCAGTGTGCAAAAAGAG TTTGTACACTTTTTTCTTCCGCAAAATGCTTCAGTAGACTCACAGAGCTCATGTGGTAAAGATAATGCATCTCATCCAGTTCTGGTGTTGGATTTTGGAGCAGGACATTCGTTAAGCCTGAATTTCTCAGAATCTGCAGACAAGTACCAAGTTGAAGAGTTAGTTTTCCACTACAATCTGTCAGATGCAACTTTATTCCCAAATTCAACTAcag GAGGTGTGAAGACTGTATCACATAAAAGTATCATGCAGGCACACGTGGGCACAAAATACAGATGCATCAACTCCAAGCACATCAATATGAAGAATGCAAATGTTACTTTTAGCAATGTCACTTTGGAAGCCTATCTCACAAATGGCACTTTCAGTGTGAACA agaCAGAATGTGCTGAAGATATGGTCTCTACTACTACTATGGCGCCTACAACTCCTAAACAGACTACTGGCCAGGTTCCTACAGCTGGCCCAACACCAACAtcatccccccaaaatcctacaGTTGGTAAATACAATGTGACTGGTCCAAATGGAACCTGTGTACTGGCCTACATGGGCTTACAGCTTAATATCACCTATccaaaaaaagatgaaaag ATGGGTTTGGATTTGCTGAATTTCGTACCACATAATACAACTTCTTCTGGGAGATGTGACAATACATCTGCCTCGTTGAACCTGACTTTTGAGAAAACGAGGGTTATCTTCCAGTTTGCCTTG aatgcaAGTGCTGAAAAATTCTTCCTGCAAGGTGTGAGTGTCAGCACAACCCTGCCTTCTGAAGCAAAAA ATCCAAAATTTGAAGCATCAAACAACAGTATGAGTGACCTGAGAGCTTCAGTAGGGAACTCCTACAAGTGCAGTTCTGAGGAGACTCTGCAGGTCTCGGACCAAGCCCTTCTCAATGTATTTAATGTTCAGGTCCAGATTTTCAAGATTGATGGAGACAAATTTGGGCCAG tgGAAGAATGTCAACTGGATGAAAATAACATGCTGATCCCTATAATAGTTGGTGCAGCCCTTGCTGGTCTTGTTCTGATTGTCTTGATTGCTTACCTGATTGGCAGAAAGAGGAGCCATGCTGGATATCAAACAATTTAA
- the LAMP1 gene encoding lysosome-associated membrane glycoprotein 1 isoform X1, with protein sequence MARGLLAAAALLGFLQACSSFEVKDSSGKVCIIADLTVAFSVEYKTSVQKEVRAFVHFFLPQNASVDSQSSCGKDNASHPVLVLDFGAGHSLSLNFSESADKYQVEELVFHYNLSDATLFPNSTTGGVKTVSHKSIMQAHVGTKYRCINSKHINMKNANVTFSNVTLEAYLTNGTFSVNKTECAEDMVSTTTMAPTTPKQTTGQVPTAGPTPTSSPQNPTVGKYNVTGPNGTCVLAYMGLQLNITYPKKDEKMGLDLLNFVPHNTTSSGRCDNTSASLNLTFEKTRVIFQFALNASAEKFFLQGVSVSTTLPSEAKNPKFEASNNSMSDLRASVGNSYKCSSEETLQVSDQALLNVFNVQVQIFKIDGDKFGPVEECQLDENNMLIPIIVGAALAGLVLIVLIAYLIGRKRSHAGYQTI encoded by the exons gCTTTTTACAGGCTTGCTCTTCATTTGAAGTGAAAGATTCAAGTGGTAAGGTCTGCATAATTGCTGATTTGACCGTAGCCTTCTCAGTGGAATACAAAACCAGTGTGCAAAAAGAGGTAAGAGCA TTTGTACACTTTTTTCTTCCGCAAAATGCTTCAGTAGACTCACAGAGCTCATGTGGTAAAGATAATGCATCTCATCCAGTTCTGGTGTTGGATTTTGGAGCAGGACATTCGTTAAGCCTGAATTTCTCAGAATCTGCAGACAAGTACCAAGTTGAAGAGTTAGTTTTCCACTACAATCTGTCAGATGCAACTTTATTCCCAAATTCAACTAcag GAGGTGTGAAGACTGTATCACATAAAAGTATCATGCAGGCACACGTGGGCACAAAATACAGATGCATCAACTCCAAGCACATCAATATGAAGAATGCAAATGTTACTTTTAGCAATGTCACTTTGGAAGCCTATCTCACAAATGGCACTTTCAGTGTGAACA agaCAGAATGTGCTGAAGATATGGTCTCTACTACTACTATGGCGCCTACAACTCCTAAACAGACTACTGGCCAGGTTCCTACAGCTGGCCCAACACCAACAtcatccccccaaaatcctacaGTTGGTAAATACAATGTGACTGGTCCAAATGGAACCTGTGTACTGGCCTACATGGGCTTACAGCTTAATATCACCTATccaaaaaaagatgaaaag ATGGGTTTGGATTTGCTGAATTTCGTACCACATAATACAACTTCTTCTGGGAGATGTGACAATACATCTGCCTCGTTGAACCTGACTTTTGAGAAAACGAGGGTTATCTTCCAGTTTGCCTTG aatgcaAGTGCTGAAAAATTCTTCCTGCAAGGTGTGAGTGTCAGCACAACCCTGCCTTCTGAAGCAAAAA ATCCAAAATTTGAAGCATCAAACAACAGTATGAGTGACCTGAGAGCTTCAGTAGGGAACTCCTACAAGTGCAGTTCTGAGGAGACTCTGCAGGTCTCGGACCAAGCCCTTCTCAATGTATTTAATGTTCAGGTCCAGATTTTCAAGATTGATGGAGACAAATTTGGGCCAG tgGAAGAATGTCAACTGGATGAAAATAACATGCTGATCCCTATAATAGTTGGTGCAGCCCTTGCTGGTCTTGTTCTGATTGTCTTGATTGCTTACCTGATTGGCAGAAAGAGGAGCCATGCTGGATATCAAACAATTTAA